The following are encoded together in the Tursiops truncatus isolate mTurTru1 chromosome 10, mTurTru1.mat.Y, whole genome shotgun sequence genome:
- the FRS3 gene encoding fibroblast growth factor receptor substrate 3, protein MGSCCSCLNRDSVPDNHPSKFKVTNVDDEGVELGSGVMELTQSELVLHLHRREAVRWPYLCLRRYGYDSNLFSFESGRRCQTGQGIFAFKCSRAEEIFNLLQDLMQCNSINVMEEPVIITRNSHPAELDLPRAPQPPSALGYTVSSFSNGFPGCPGEGLRFSVPRRPSTSSLQHPSFGEEATHALIAPDEQSHTYVNTPASEDERRRSRHCLQPLPEGRAPLAPQARGPEQRDPQVFLQPGQVKFVLGPTPARRHMTKCQGLCPSLHHPLHHDNNNEGPSECPARPKCTYENVSGGLRLGAGWRLSPEEPGWNGLAQRRAALLHYENLPSLPPVWESQAQQPGEEAGDDEDSRDGLTPSSNGFPEGEEDETPLQKPTSTRAALRSHGSFPVPLSRHRGSPRVFNFDFRRPGPEPPRQLNYIQVELKGWGGDRPKGSQNPSAPRAPVPTTHPARSSDSYAVIDLKKTVAMSNLQRALPRDDGTARKTRHNSTDLPL, encoded by the exons ATGGGGAGCTGCTGCAGCTGCCTGAACAGAGACAGCGTCCCAGACAACCACCCCAGCAAGTTCAAG gtGACGAATGTGGATGATGAGGGGGTGGAGCTGGGCTCCGGAGTGATGGAGCTGACGCAGAGCGAGCTGGTGCTGCACCTGCATCGGCGCGAGGCTGTCCGCTGGCCTTACCTCTGCCTGCGGCGCTATGGCTACGACTCCAACCTCTTCTCTTTTGAGAGTGGCCGCCGGTGTCAGACTGGCCAGG GGATATTTGCATTTAAGTGTTCCCGGGCCGAGGAAATCTTCAATCTCCTCCAGGATCTGATGCAGTGCAACAGCATCAATGTGATGGAAGAGCCAGTCATCATCACCCGCAACAGCCACCCGGCTGAGCTCGACCTCCCTCGGGCCCCCCAGCCTCCCAGTG CTCTAGGCTACACCGTCTCCAGCTTCTCCAATGGCTTCCCTGGCTGCCCGGGAGAGGGTCTGCGATTCTCAGTGCCCCGGCGCCCCTCGACAAGCAGCCTGCAACACCCCTCGTTTGGGGAGGAGGCCACCCATGCCCTCATTGCTCCCGATGAGCAG TCCCACACCTACGTCAACACGCCAGCCAGTGAGGATGAGCGCCGCAGGAGCCGGCACTGCCTGCAGCCCCTGCCTGAGGGCCGGGCGCCCCTTGCCCCGCAGGCCCGGGGCCCCGAACAGCGGGACCCGCAGGTGTTCCTGCAGCCGGGCCAAGTGAAGTTCGTGTTGGGCCCCACCCCGGCTCGGCGGCACATGACCAAGTGCCAAGGCCTCTGCCCCAGCCTGCATCACCCGCTCCACCACGACAATAACAACGAGGGCCCTTCCGAGTGTCCAGCCCGGCCCAAGTGCACCTACGAGAACGTCAGTGGGGGGCTGCGGCTGGGGGCAGGCTGGAGACTGAGCCCGGAGGAGCCGGGCTGGAATGGCCTCGCCCAGCGCCGGGCCGCGCTGCTGCACTACGAGaacctgccctccctgccccccgtGTGGGAGAGCCAGGCCCAGCAGCCGGGGGAGGAGGCCGGGGATGACGAGGACTCGAGGGACGGGCTCACACCCTCCTCCAACGGCTTCCCTGAAGGCGAGGAGGACGAGACCCCACTGCAGAAGCCCACCAGCACCCGGGCTGCCCTCCGCAGCCACGGCAGCTTTCCTGTGCCGCTGAGCCGCCACCGAGGCTCCCCGAGGGTCTTCAACTTTGATTTCCGCCGGCCGGGCCCCGAGCCCCCCAGGCAGCTCAACTACATCCAGGTGGAGCTGAAGGGCTGGGGTGGAGACCGCCCCAAGGGGTCCCAGAACCCCTCAGCCCCCCGAGCCCCTGTGCCCACCACGCACCCTGCCCGCAGCTCAGACTCCTATGCTGTGATTGACCTCAAAAAGACCGTGGCCATGTCCAACCTGCAGAGGGCTCTGCCCCGCGACGACGGCACAGCCAGGAAAACCCGGCACAACAGCACCGACCTGCCTCTGTAG